The nucleotide sequence CAGGCCCGCTTCGAGGTCGCCGACGACCTCAAGACCATCAGCCTGAGCTAAGCCCCCTGCATCACCGCCGCCTGCCGCGCGCCAGCCACCGCTCCTCGTAGCGGACCAGCAGCGCAGCAGGCGGCGTCGTTTCACCTCCTTCATCCTCCCTGCACCTCCCCTCCCCACGGACACCCCTGTTTATGAGCACTGAGATCGAAGCGGGCGCGCTGATTGAGTTTTCCACCGGCAACGACCACCGCTTGGGCGTGGTCACCGGCACCCTGGGCAAAAAGAAGCTCATCGTCTTGAGTGAGGGCGGCGACGAGATGCGCCCGGCCCGCAGCGATGTGACCTTCGAGCTGGGACGCGCCCCGGCCGACGACGCCCACCGCGCCGGCCAGAGGCTCAAGAGCACCGCCGAGGCGCTCGCTGAGCTCAAGACCGAGGTCGACGTGGCCATGCTCTGGGAGTTCGCCGGGGAGTTCGATGAGGCCCAGGGCCCCGGCGCGCTGGCCGAGCTGATGTTTGCCGAAAACAGCCCCAACCACCGCCTGGCACTGGTACGCGCGCTGCGCGAAGACTCGCTCTACTTCAAAGCAAAGCGCGATGGCACCTATGAGGCCCGGGACGCCTCCCAGGTCGCGCAGCTCCGCGAACAAGTGGAGGCCGAGGCCCGCAAAGAGGCCGAGCGTGCGTTGGTCTTCGACAAGTTGGCCGAAGTCCTCAAAGCCCCCGAAGACGACCGCCCGGCGATGATGCAGGAAGCCATGCGCATCGATCCTCTGCGCGACACGATCTTCTTGCTGCAAGACTTTGCCGCCCACGGCGAAGACTTCACCCACCGCGCCCGCGCCGATGAGGCTCTCGATGAGCTGGCCAAAGCCGCCGGCCGCGGACTCGCCGGCTACAGCCACCTCAAGGCCTTTACGCTGATGCGCGACCTCGGCCTTTGGGATGAGCATTACAATCTGGCGCTGCATCGTTTCCGCATCGACGAGGCGCTCCCCGAAGCGGTGGTTACCGAGGCGCAGCGCCTTGCCGACACCCCCTTTGAACCCGAGAGCTGGCGCGTCGATCTGAGCGATCGCTTCAGTCTGACCATCGACGATGCCTCCACCCGCGACATCGATGACGCCCTGGCCATCAATTCCACCGAAGATGGCGGCTGGGAGCTCGACGTGCACATCGCCGACCCATCCGCGATTGTGCCCCCGGACTCGCTGCTCGACGTTGAGGCGCGCCGCCGCGCCACCTCGGTCTACTTGCCCACCGGCGCCATTCCGATGTTCCCCCTCCAGCTCAGCGAAGATCGCATGAGCCTTGTCGAAGGAGAGCTTCGCCCGGCCATCACCACCCGGGTGATCTTCAACGCCGAGCTCGCGATCGTCGACACACAGGTCATCCCCTCGCTTGTGCGCGTCAAACGTCGTCTCACCTACGACGAGGCCGACGCACTGCTCGCCGGCGAGGGCAATGACCATGTCAGCCAGGTGCTCACGAACCTTCAGCATATCGCCAGTGAGCGCTACGCCTGGCGCGCCGACCAGGGCGCCACCAACTTCGAGATCCCCGAAGCCAAGATCAGCGTCGACACCCGGGCCGAGCCTCCCGAGGTTCAGATCGAAACGCTCCCCTCGGACTCCCCCTCCCGCCAGCTGGTGAGCGAGCTGATGGTCCTCTGCAACGAGCAGATCGGGCGTTTTTGCGAGCGCAACGAGATCCCGACCATCTACCGCATCCAGGAGTCGCCCGATCTTCCCCTGGACGACGACGAGATCCTGAGCGTTCCCGAGGGGCTCCCACGCACCTTCGCCACCCTGCGGCGCATGAAACGAGGCGACCTCTCCACCCGCCCCGACAGCCACTTTGGCCTGGGACTGCATACCTACGTGCAGGCATCGAGCCCGATCCGTCGCTACTCCGATCTGATCTGCCAGCGCCAGCTCAAAGCCCACCTCTCCGGCGAGCCACTGCCTTATAACGCCGAGGAGATGCTCCAGGTGCTGGCGGCGGTCGAGAGCTCGATTCGCGAAGCCTCCCTGGCCGAGCGCGAGACCAAACGCTACTGGCTTTTCGAACACCTCAAAGCCACACGCGGACAGGTCATGCACGCTATCGTGTTGGAAATAAAAGACGAACGGGCCGGACGAGCTTCTGTCTTTATGGAGGAGTGTGCTTACAGATCCAATTGTAGCCTGAAGCAGAAGGCCGCCGTCGGCGATCGCATCGAGGTCGTCGCCGATCGGGTGGACGCACGTAGCGATCGACTCTCGCTTCGCCAGCACATCCCCCCCGTCGACACTCAGGAGGTAAGCGCCGACTGAGCGTTACGCCTGCGGCACACTGCTTTTTCACCGCGCGAGGTCCAGCAGTCATCGCGTCCTACCATCGTCTCCTACGGAGGTTCGACCATGACGTATCAAAACAGCTACGAGCTGGAGCTCGACGTGGGCTTCGCCCTGCTCGAACAACTCGAAGGCCCGCAGGGCGCAGCGCGCTACCGTTCCACTCCCGACGAGGACGCCTTCACATCCCTGATGCTCACCGGCGTCTACGGTGGCGACATTGACCCGGATCGTTCCCAGGAGTTCTGGGTCTACAACATCGTGCTGCCCGAAGATCTGGACGAGCTTGATGAGGATCTAAAGTCGGTGCTCCGCGAGGAACTCGACAGCCTCTTTGAGGGCTGGGTCTTCGATGAGCGTCGCGGCAAAGTCTACATCCTGGCCGATGGCGAGTCGGCCACCCTCTCCTGAGCGCTACGCACTTGAACGCCGCCGCTTCTGCCCGCGTGGGCGCTGGCGGCGGCGCATTCTTTACGGGTGAAAAAAACTCGGCGATGGGTTAGGGTTGTTCCAACATGGTTTCCACTTGAGCTGACGCCTGTGCACCGGTGCGTCAGCCACCAACCGCGGCATGCTCGACGTTCATGGCCATTCTCACTGAAGGAACCGAAGTCGCCGGACGTTTTGTCATCGCCGAGAGAATCGGTGAGGGCGGCATGGGCGCGGTCTACCGCGCGCTGCAGACCTCGCTTGATCGCGAGGTCGCGCTCAAAGTCCTGCACTCCGATGCGGCCTTTACTCCGCGTGCGCGCCGCCGCTTTGGTCGAGAGGCCCGGGCGGTCGCCCGGCTTAACCACCCGCACATCGCCAGCGTGTTTGACTTCGGCACCGACAACGATGACCAGACCTTATGGCTGGCCATGGAGTTGGTCGACGGCCACGGGCTCTCGCCACTCAAACGCGAACCCATCGACATCCTGCGCATCGTCTCGCTCAGCGATCAGATCTTAAGCGCTCTGAGCGCCGCTCACGCCCGCGGCATCATCCACCGCGACCTTAAGCCCTCCAATATCCTGGTGACCCGCGATGACGCCGGTCGCGAGATCATCAAGCTGGTCGACTTCGGCCTGGCCGCCACCCGCTCCGGTGACGACAGCAGCCTGGGCCTGGCCGGCGCCCCGGGCGGCCTCGATGATGAAGACAGCGAGGCTGGCGCCGGAAAACGCGTCATCCTGGGCACCCCGCGCTACATGGCTCCCGAGCTCTTCCGCCGCCAGCCGGTCGAGCCCCGCGTCGATCTTTACGCGCTGGGAATCATCCTCTTTGAGATCTTCTCGGGCATGCCGCCCTACCCCGGCGATGAGCCCCGCGAGGTGATGCGCGGCCACCTGCGCGCGCCCATCCCCCGGCTGCGCTCGCGCGAAGGCGACCTCCCCGCAGAGCTTGAACGCGCCATTTACCGACTGCTCGCCAAAAACCCCGCCGAGCGCTACCAGACCGCCGCCGAGGTGCGTGACGCCCTGCAGGCGGTCATCAACGAGTTCAGCTACGTGCCCTGGATGGTCACCGGCCCGAGGCTCGGGGATCCGGGCCTGGGCGCCCACCCCGGCAACCTCTCCCACGCCGGTTTTTTAAGTGGCTACGGGGGCCAGACCATCCCCCCCTCTCATCTGCTCGCCGGAGACACCTCCCACCACGGCCCCGGAGGCGTGCCCCAGGCCCCGCTCGTCGGCCGCGAGCGCGAGCGACGTCTCATTGAGCGCCAGGTCCGCCAGACCGTGAGCGTCGGCCAGGGCGGCGTCCTCTTTCTGGAAGGCGAAGCCGGCATCGGCAAAAGCCGCCTGCTCGAGTGGGCCCGCGTACGCATCGAAGAAGCCGGCGTGATGCGCGTCGCTTCCGGCTCCCACGCCCGGGGCAACACCAACTTCGGCGGCATGCGTCAGATCCTGCAAACCATTCTGCAGACCACTGACATCCACGTCGACAACCTCGCCGAACACCTCGCAGCCCGCCTGGGCCCCTGGGGCTTCTCGGCCGAAGAAGCCGACCTCTGCCTGCAGTTGATGAGCCCCGGCGGCGAGAGCGCCATCTTCGAAGAACGCGACTCCGGCGAGCGCCGCCTCTCGGTCCAGGAGCGCGTCTTCGCCATGATCGAACGCGTACTGCGTGAAGCCGGCAAAGAGAAACCCTGGCTCATCGTCCTCGAAGATCTCCATTACAGCGGCGATGAGACCTTTGCCTTTTTGCAGCACCTCGCAGTCGGCATGCACCTCGATCCGATGCCTGTACTCATCGTCGCCACCCTGCGCGCCGAAGAGGTCGA is from Lujinxingia sediminis and encodes:
- a CDS encoding ribonuclease catalytic domain-containing protein codes for the protein MSTEIEAGALIEFSTGNDHRLGVVTGTLGKKKLIVLSEGGDEMRPARSDVTFELGRAPADDAHRAGQRLKSTAEALAELKTEVDVAMLWEFAGEFDEAQGPGALAELMFAENSPNHRLALVRALREDSLYFKAKRDGTYEARDASQVAQLREQVEAEARKEAERALVFDKLAEVLKAPEDDRPAMMQEAMRIDPLRDTIFLLQDFAAHGEDFTHRARADEALDELAKAAGRGLAGYSHLKAFTLMRDLGLWDEHYNLALHRFRIDEALPEAVVTEAQRLADTPFEPESWRVDLSDRFSLTIDDASTRDIDDALAINSTEDGGWELDVHIADPSAIVPPDSLLDVEARRRATSVYLPTGAIPMFPLQLSEDRMSLVEGELRPAITTRVIFNAELAIVDTQVIPSLVRVKRRLTYDEADALLAGEGNDHVSQVLTNLQHIASERYAWRADQGATNFEIPEAKISVDTRAEPPEVQIETLPSDSPSRQLVSELMVLCNEQIGRFCERNEIPTIYRIQESPDLPLDDDEILSVPEGLPRTFATLRRMKRGDLSTRPDSHFGLGLHTYVQASSPIRRYSDLICQRQLKAHLSGEPLPYNAEEMLQVLAAVESSIREASLAERETKRYWLFEHLKATRGQVMHAIVLEIKDERAGRASVFMEECAYRSNCSLKQKAAVGDRIEVVADRVDARSDRLSLRQHIPPVDTQEVSAD